The Corynebacterium halotolerans YIM 70093 = DSM 44683 region ACGACGCGCGAGCTCCAGCAGCAGATCCGCTTTGACGATCGGAACGAGGGTGCAATGCCCGAAACCCCGCCACTATTCTCGCCCCTCCGGCTGCGAACGTGCCTCTTTCACCGCGGAGTAGAAGGTGGACTCGTCGACGTCATACAGTCCGTCATCCTCAGCGTCATTCACCATCTCCTCAAAGACCTGGTCCCGCTTCTCATTGAGCGACTTCTGGTAATCAAGCACATCAGCCAACAGAATGCGGCGGTGACGGCTGCCCGTCGGCTTTTCACAGGCGATCTCCCCCTTATCGATCAGCTTGATCAGTGTAGGTCGGCTGATGCCGAGATGATCAGCCGCCTCCTGGGTGGTCAGCTTCCTGTCCACCGGAGAAATCGTGATGGCCCGTTTCCTGGCCATCGCAGCGACAATCCGGGTCAGGAGCTCATGCACCTCGAGTGGGAGCTGAATCTGCTCGCCGTCGGGTCCCAGCAGCGCGGCGGGAGCGTCGTGCTGATCGAGGAACCGCGAGAGATCCAACATGTCGTCAAGATTGTCGGGCGGCAGCACCGTCGTGCGATGTTTGAAATCCCTTACCTTCGTGCTCATGCCCACACCATCCCCCTAATTCGAAAAATCCGCAACAGCAGAAGACGTCTCTGACCTGCCGCAATTCTTACGCCCGGACCTACACCCCCCTGCCCAGCCCTCTCCGCTCGTTGCCCCATATCTCACCTCCACCTCCTCAAACGCCCCCCACCATCGCCGGACGCCCCCGGTGGTCGGGCCCCTGGCGCCCGCAGCGAGCCCTACCGGCGGCACCAAACCAATCCTCGGCACCATATCCGCCACACCCCCGCCCCCGCAGGGCAATATCCCCAGTGGAGCTGTCCCCTCGTTGAACTGATTTTCTTGATCCGCTTGCCGACATTCCACAGAAGGATATGACGCGCGGCTTTTCCGGCCCCTCCCCGTAGGGAGGTGGCATCAAACAAAGGTTATGACTTGCAGGGAACTAATTGATTGGCGACGTCGCGTCGCGATCAGCGTGAGCACTCTGACAGGGGGTAGTTGGTGACCACCCCCATTCATGCCTTGCGAAACGTCCCACCTACACGCCGCGATGCCCACAAGGACGGCGCTCGCCGCGAGTGCCTTTGAGAATTTCATAGATTGGACTTGGCCATGCCTTCTTCCAACGGACCCTTCAATATGGGCTCCTTCAACACCGGCGGAAATTCCGGCGACTACAACACCTCCCCTTTCGACACCTCCACGTCATCGCCTGGCGAGCCGCAGCGCTCCACAGGCAGTGGTTGCCTGAAGTGGGGCGCGATCATCTTCGCCTTCCTGGCCGTGATCGGCCTGATCGGCTCCTGCACCTCCGAGCCCACCGAGGTCGAGGTTCCCGGCCCAACCACGACCGTGACGGTCACCGAGGAAGCCGAGCGCGACACGACGACGGTCACCACCACCGTCACCGAGGAAGCCGAAGCGGAGCCTCAGCCCTCTGAGCCCACGGAGACCGAGACTGACGCAGCCGGTGTCGGGGCGGGGGCGGGCGCAGGTGCCGGAGCGGACGTGGATAACCGGCAGCGAATGGGCGCCGTGGCTCCCCCGCCGGTTTCTCCCGCACGGGCTCCGGAGCCCGCAGCGCCTGCAGCACCTGTGGCCACCTCATACGCCAACTGCTCGGCCGTCCGCGCCGCCGGTGCGGCACCGATCTACGCTGGCCAGCCCGGCTACAGCACGAAGCTGGATCGCGACGGCGACGGAGTCGCCTGCGAGCGATGAGTGCCGGATG contains the following coding sequences:
- a CDS encoding helix-turn-helix domain-containing protein, giving the protein MSTKVRDFKHRTTVLPPDNLDDMLDLSRFLDQHDAPAALLGPDGEQIQLPLEVHELLTRIVAAMARKRAITISPVDRKLTTQEAADHLGISRPTLIKLIDKGEIACEKPTGSRHRRILLADVLDYQKSLNEKRDQVFEEMVNDAEDDGLYDVDESTFYSAVKEARSQPEGRE
- a CDS encoding excalibur calcium-binding domain-containing protein, with translation MPSSNGPFNMGSFNTGGNSGDYNTSPFDTSTSSPGEPQRSTGSGCLKWGAIIFAFLAVIGLIGSCTSEPTEVEVPGPTTTVTVTEEAERDTTTVTTTVTEEAEAEPQPSEPTETETDAAGVGAGAGAGAGADVDNRQRMGAVAPPPVSPARAPEPAAPAAPVATSYANCSAVRAAGAAPIYAGQPGYSTKLDRDGDGVACER